The Triticum urartu cultivar G1812 chromosome 6, Tu2.1, whole genome shotgun sequence genome includes the window TGAAGGAGTAGTAATGATGATGGTTTTGATGTTAGGAGTTACCTTGTTGATACCTTTGGCCATGAGACACTTGGCAATGGTGTTTTCGTTGGGGGCGCCGAAGAGAGACACCTTTGAGGGGGGAGATGTAGCAATGGTAATGGTTGTCGTTGTCATTCCTTCTCCACTTgtatcttcctcatcatcatcagaGGGGTACTCTTCATGTGCCACCAAGTCCTttggaggagtcttcttggtgaagttgttcttgctACGGAAGGACTTGGCTTTATCTTTGTgaatgagtttgccaccattgtcttccctcttctcgtaggggcaatccaccacaaagcgaCTCACATTGCCagaattgtagcaagtccttacacgttgcttgttCTTTGACCCACTTGAgttcttcttggtgaagttgggccttgagttccTCTTATTGCTCCAAAATTTCCTTGACGCAAGAGCCATGTGCTCATGGTAGGCATATTTGGTGTCCTCGGGACCAcactcctcttcttcttcctcttattCTTTTGGAATGGCCTTGGCCTTCAAAGCAAGGGTGGGAGTGCCTTTCCTTGATCGGACACGAGAAAgagcattgtcggcggtcttgttcatgatgttcatggcaatgaactcatccaacacttcacttgaggttAGAGTGTGAAAGTCTGGCCTTTGACGAATCACGGAAGACATTGCTTTGTTGAATGGCATGATGGCCTTGAGAAACTTGCGCTTGATCCAAGTGTCATCAGTATCCTTGCTCCCATGGTCTTGGAGAGCAACCGCAAGGGTTCTCACCCTCCGGTAGAGATCACGTGGATCCTCATCTTCAAGCATCACAAATTCATCGGCCTCATCAAGGACTACTTCAAAGTTGGACCGTTGAATGCTTGAGCTTCCCTTGTACATAGACACAATGTTCTCCCAACAATCCTTTGCACGAGTGAAGTGTCGAAGATGTGAAAGATCTTCGGGAGGGACCGCATCTTTAAGGATGAACAAAGAGGAGTGATTGTATTGATTGTCCACTTCTTCTCTTAGGGTGAAGTTGTTTGGATCATGCGGGTAAAAGCCTTGCttaatgattctccaaaggttagttgAGCAATGATTCAAATGAGACTTAATGCGAAAGAACCAATTAGCAAAATCACCCTTAACAAGCTTGGGAGGAGGACCATGAATATTAATGCAAGGTGTAGGGACCGGTCCTCCATAGACCGGGGAAGGGGGAACCGAGGCAAAGGTTCCCGTCCCATTCTTGTCATGAGGGGAAGGAACATGAGTACTTTTAGCCACTTCCTTGGAGGAATTGGCCTCCGACTCCGATGCCGTAGGATTAACCACAAGCAAGGGATCGGGAGTGTATTTCATCCCCTCAAGTAATTCTTTAAGCATGGCCTTGACTTCGGTCGTCATAGACGTCTTAAGTGAAGCCATAGCTTCATTTATGTCGTCTCGAGTGATCTATGTCAACTCCACGGCCTCGAGCACTTCCTCCtcggtgtcaaccatactcttcgggtGGTGAAacccttaataaagagacgaggctctgataccaattgaaaggatcgatatggttgactagaggggggtgaataggcaactaccaatttttagcttttcttaaCAAAATAGTTTTAGCCACAAaaaggttgtctagatgtgcaactaggtgaacaacctatatggtgcaaacaacaacaacaacaagtgCAAGCAAATGGTACAACACAATAATAGCTTGCACAAAGTAAAGGGAAGAGATAACCAcaagtggagccggtggagatgaggatgtgttaccaaagttccttccctttgggggaagtacgtctctgttggagcggtgtggaggcacaatgctccccaagaagccactagggccaccgtattctcctcacgccctcacacaatgcaagatgccgtgattccactagtagtgtccttgaaggcggcgaccgaacctttacaaacaaggttggggctatctccacaacttgattggaggctcccaacgataccacgaagcttcaccacaatgggatgtggctccgaggtgacctcgcCCGTCTaggggtgctcaaacacccaagagtaacaagatccacaagggattagtggggggaatcaaatttctcttggttgAAGTGTAGATccaggccttctcaaccaatccctagaaaatcaacaagtttgattggacagggagagagatcgggcgaaaatgaggtctagagcaacaatggagcttgtGGGGAAAAAGGTAGGTTTTCTTGGGGAAGAAGACCTCCTTTTATAGTGGGGAGATCAATCCAACCGTTATCCCCTCCtcagcccgcacagagcggtactaccgcgagccCCAGTGGTACTACTGCGGAGACAGAGAGCAGAGGCCTCAGAGGGAGAAGGGGCGAGAAAGAGAGAGTGCTCGGGCGACACTAGCAGCGGTGGTagatgcggtactaccgctcgcgagcggtactaccgcccctaCTGCCGCTGGTACTCCGCTGAACCCGACACGAGACGTGCCGGTCTCGAGTCGAGGCGGCACCTGCACGGAGCTAGAGCTGTACTACCGCTGATGGTCACGAGCAGTACTACCGTTGCgaggcagcggtactaccgcttgaggctgttagcggtactgccgctccggCCCGGTGGTACTGCTGCTGGCACCTCCCAAGCGCCACTTCCGCGATATCGGTAAGTTCCAAGGAAGAGGGAAGGAGCTGGGGGTGCGAGATAgacgtgtacgtgttgattccaccctagccttTTCGAtacggaccccctcttgatagtacggtgtcTCCTACCACTCAAGTCCATCAAAACCGAAATGAGAGAGACTACACCTTCTTCACTTTGAGCTCCGAGGGGAAAGAATCGTCTCGTGCCAATGAATGAatatctgaaatgctcaatgcacacgattagtccacaaatgtattgtcatcaatcaccaaaaccacttaGAGAGAGACATGCCCTAACAAAAGGCGCTTCATCTTGCTATTGAGCAGTCGGAGCGCGAGGGAAAGGAGGCAGGGGCGAAGAAGGCTCGGGAGAAGGACAGGGCTGTTCGTCGGATGAAGGGGCTCATCGTcctctccaactccaactccGACGACGGCGACAACTGCACCTGCTCATCGGACGACCAAGACCCTCCACCAGCCGCGGACGCCTACAGCTGCGCCGGCAACCGGAAGAGCAAAGGCCCGGTGAGGAAGGGGtgattccccccccccctccccctcaATGTTTATATCGTTTTAGTTGTAGATGTTTAAGGACTTGTTTGATGACGAACTATGATTTTTTGGATGTCACGTAGTATGTTAATGTCCGTTTGCAGCCGATCTTGTGTTCCTTTGCATCTGATTTTTTGATCCATCGTTTGATCACTTAGGATAATCAACGTTTGCATGGTTAATATGGATATAAGACACCGAATATGAGATAGACGACTATAGCATGCCAAATATAAGTCGTGTCCAGTCAATGCCCATAAACACGTAAACGCGTCCACAGGTGTTTGAAGGACTGGATTTGGCCATCGCGCTGTAGATGCTCTTACCGAGTATTCGACGACAGTGAAATGCAGGTGTGGATGTGTCAAAAGACAAAGTTGCATTCAAAGACATGGCGTCCATCACCACCTGGCATCGGCACCCACCACCAAGAGGGcaagagcagcagcagcatccAAAAAGAACATTGTCATCACAGaaattgaccgtccatcctttgATAGGAAACACAAACATTAAACGTAAAGGAAAGAATCTACTTCcttcgttccaaaatagatgacttaATTTTGTACTAACTTTATACTAAAGAtagtataaagttgagtcatttattttgaaacggagggagtagatcgTAAAGGATACCGGCATACTCCTATCGCACTGCAACAAGAGTTCAAAAGCTGTTCAGAGGACAACAGCAAAGCAGACACTATAACTCAGCCACTAACCTCTCTAATTACGGCGAACTAATGTATCCCGGAACAACTCTTCACTCGTTCTTGTCATCGACTAATCGTACGAGACGGCAATTTTATACCACACTTTGCGTTATGCCGGATGACTTTTTTCTCGCTTCCTTTTGCACAAATTCTAATCCGGATTCCAAATATCATCTATGATCCCGCCATGAGTTAATTTACATATGCAGCGTCAGAAAGGCAATGAAAGGCATAGTGGCCAATAAACAATAGATGCTACAAACTCTTCTTTAGGAACCTACCCGTTCATGTATCCGGAGAAAAAGGGCCAGAAAAACtagcaaacatgtttaatcaatATGCTGTGCTCTGTGCATCTTTATCTTCAAGAAACAGATAATTCATGTATTAACTGTCAAGAGAAATATATGCAGGTCTCCTGGGCCTTAGCTCCATCTTGATAGCATCAACTAAATCAGTTTTCTCTTGAGAGATCAGCCTCCTAATTAACTCTTGCTGCCCTCTTCGTGGCAAAAAGAACTTCTAGAATAAACTCGAAAGGAGGCAACTTATTTTCACAGCTAGCCATAAACCCCAAAAGAACTGGCCTTCCTAAGATAAGCTTGGTTTCAGAGTTCTTGAGTTCTGCATTTGGATATGTTTTTCCATTTGCTTCACTTTGGGAGCTGTCATTGGTTTGACCAAAGACCAGCCCGCAGCCGGGTGGAAGGGGGCGAAAAAGCTCTTGTCCCCGTCAAGTGGGGGCTCGAGACGCATAGTTTAGTTCTTGAGCTCTGCATTCGGATATGCATCTCCATTTGCTTAACTTTGGGAGTTGCCATCCCTTTGACCAAAGACCAGCGTGCGGCCGAGTGGAAGGGGATGTTTGTCACCAACTCACCACCAATCATTCAATCCATTCATGGATTTTTCTGTTCCCTGCATGAACGGAGCTACACTAATTATTTCCAGGATATCAAAACCGTCGGTTGGTTCATGCGTGGAGCGTGGAAAACGTAGTCACCGGACGAACAAACCGAGAAGCTACGTCACGTTGTGCATCGATTGAAACTGACGTAGAGGCCGAGGATCGAACTTTAGTCATGTAAAGAAAAGTTAAGCTTAAAAGGAGGATTAGTAGCATGTAGAGTGCCGATGCTTTGTTGAGTGCCTTACCGCTTCTCCGTACCTACTAGCCATTTATTTTCAGGACTAGGAAGCGTGCACATACATCACCAGTCTCGACTAAACAGAATACTCGAACTCTAGAAGCTATATGATGCAACTCAAAAGACTAAGACAACTAAACAAATCAACATTTGAAAATATAATATCCAGTGCCAAGGACCCAACAGCGGCATTGGGTACATGATGGAGTTATACTTACATTCAGAGATGCTTGGCATATCATTAGAAAAATAGTTTGTTAAAGCCATATGAACCAACTCAAGTGATACATACCGCATTCTCATCTTGTACTAACCAGAGCCCCCAACTGACTTGTTGCATATCCCACGCATCAATATTCGTTTCATGGTCATTCAGAGCATTTTCTTCAGTAAGACGCATTCTCATCCAATGATGAACATGGTCACCAAAATGCAATCAACAAAGAATCCTGACAGCAAACTTGGCATGACAACGTGAGTACCACCAGGGTGCATCACCCTTTCATCGTATGGAGTATTTCATGACTGACCTAGAACATTTAAATGCAGTTGAATGTATAACAAGCATTAAGAACTGAGAATCACAAAGTTAAATCCAATCTGCAAGTCAGTATGACCATTACAATTTGAAGCAATCCACGCAAAGCAACTTCCCCAATCATGGAAATGAGGTTAAAGGATGACAATCGAAATTGTACATATACCAGGATCACTCAATTTTAAATAAGAAAACTCTACACAGATCAATATAGAGTGTAGGCAAGAGATACGTTGAATTCTAACTGACGTCCAGGCTAGATGATAAGAGATGAAAAATTGTCAAACAATTTCGAATAGATGATTTAGCTTGTGCTTCATAGCCAACAAAATAATCGCATGAGTGCGATTTCACAGATTGTGAAATAAATGTAGGCTTCAGGACCAACTGAGCTAAAAAAAGAGAAACCAGAATCATGCTACAAGAATATCCTCAGCCAACGACAGATCAAAGGCATATATCCTCTTACATGAAATAAAAACTAGCAAACATATTTAATCTCGCACTGCAATTTCTGGTTGCCTCAAGGAATTAATTGGCAAATTTAAATATTTAATAAATAACAAGTCATATATTATTCAATACAAAACACATGTCAAAAGGGAAATTATTCCGACATCACCTAGATCTGTACATCCCACTAAGCAATAAGCATATAACCAAGGCTACAAATAAGATACGACATGCGGCTTGATTTAGAAATTGAACTGTTGGCAATACAATTATGAAGTTTGGAATAATGCTCATCCAGATTTTCTAAAGTTCTCAAGTACAATTACAAAATCTGAAATGAGGGTAAGAAAAAGGAGGTGAACCCATAATGTTAGTCAATAGTACAACCATATATATAGAGTTAAAAAAGGAGGTGAACCCATAATGTTAGTCAATAGTACAACCATATATATAGAGTTAAAAAAGGAGGTGAACCCATAATGTAACTTTAAAAACAGTGCAAGCGTTCAGAAATTAAGGAAAAACCTGAAGATGTCACAGGCAATCAAAATCTCTATAGCCTGTAATACATAGAACAACATGTGTCAACACAGGGATGCCTATTTATTCTTGCATTAAAGTAGACTCGTCGAAAGGACAAGAACCATATGAGATGTTTATCTTGAGGCAGTCAAATCAGGGTATCTCTCCTTTTAACAAATCTTTCCTGTAAATTGACCAAGAGTGTCAATAGAGCACAAAGATTTCGAGGTCATACTTATACTGCAGAGTGTCAGTAATGCAAACTTAATAAGAGTAATTACACAATGAGCTAAATAAAACCAAGAAGATTAACCTTGTAGACTTATCAAACCAAGAGAATGGAAGTTTAAATTATTTACTTCACTTGAAAGCCGCAAAAACTATAACAAAGTCTATAACTGTACAAATATAGTGTCATATGGTAAGAAACAATTTTAAGGGTTAAAATTTTGTAGTTGTCTACTATATATTGTGCCCTAACTAAAATTGCCAACGGTAAAAGCTAGTAGCATTTGGCTCCTGAACAAAACGAAATAATTTACAGACATGAGGTGTTGCTCCCCTTCTGGGGTGGAACCAAGATTCTGTAGGAACATAAATAGTTTACAATTAATTTTGTATCCTAAGATGAAATACAAAACAAAAAGAAATAATCTCCGTGATTCCAGGTAAAAGAAACAAAATTGCCTTAAGATGTGACTTGCAGTGCCATGACATCACACCAAAAATTAAAGCCTACAAAATATAAATTTTGAGGAGCAGCAACGGCTTTCACCTGGAAAGGAAGACAAAAGAGAAAAATCAACATCCTGCAACTCCTATGTCAGACGGAATATGTGTAGAATGAAGTTCCAACATTTCTACCTAAAAACCTCAGTGCCATCTACATATGAAATTCCAATGGGGCACTGACCATGACCAAATAGCAATGCAgctcttttctttttttgttatctcaagcaatcaaagcATACATGATATAAACAAATTAATTTGCATCAGAGAGTGGAAGTAAAGTCTAGAATTAAACAAGGTACATATGTATATGTACACTTTTTAAACATGAATTTCTACAGCAAGAGTGTCAATAAAATCATACTACCACCGTTACATACAGGCACCGCTGCCCGGCCCTAGCCTCATGAAATTTTCTTTAGGGGAGAAAATCTCTCCTATGATCCTACTACCGCCATTACATACAGGCACCGCCACCCCGCCCTAGTGCCGTGGTGGTTCAGATTCAGAAAGGGGATGCAATGCGGGGTTAGTATGGTTGGAGGAAATCAGCCGAGTTGGCCATGGAATCGGTGGTCGGCCAGGCAGACCGGAGCAGCTTCAGGAGGTGCTGCGCCTTGCGTTTGGCACGCTCCGAGCAGCCGCCTTGCACCATCATGAGCAGCTGACTCATGGCACCTGCTCGGACGGCCTCCAGCTGCAGCCCCTCAGACCCGCCCACCACGGCCACCAATGCGCCCGCAGCATGCTCAGCCGCGCGCCCGGACATGGCGCGCACTAGCGCGATCACCACCGCGGCACCACCTCCAGCGCCCGAGACAACCGCCTCGCGGCCACCCTCTGTCCGGGACAGTCGCTCCACCGCTGCTAGCGCACGCTCCAGCTCGCCGGCGCAGCCGCCCTCCGCCACTCGGCGGGCCAGAGCTGATGCGGCACCAGCTGATACGGCGCGCTGTCTGTTCTCCTTGGCCAGGCAGAGAGCAAAGAGGCCTCGGATCCCAATGCGCACTGCACGGGCATTTGCCTTCTCGTCCACCAGCGCGACCAGGCCTTCAATGACTCCATCAGCTGCGCCAAGCACCACCCTGGCCTCCGCCCCAGACACCGCAGCAGCCGCCTCCACGACGGCACCTGCATTAACCTTGGCCTCCAAGGTCGTCCCCTGGCTGCCAAGAACTTTGCCAAGCCTGGTGACCCTCTCTTCCCTGCCCACCACATCCACAGCTTCCGCCTCCCCCATCCCTACCAGGGCAAGGACCGCCATGGCCTCCGCCTGAGCCTCCTCGGCGCTGCCCCCGAACGCCATTTCCACCAGAGCCGCCCTGGTCTCGTGCGTGGCCATGACGAGCCTGTTCTTGTCAGACTCCCTGGCGAGCGCCCTGAGCTTCCTGAGGACGGGGAGGGCAGGGCCCTGGGCGATCAGGGAGCGGATGAGGTCCGGGTCGGCCGGCTGCTTGGGCGTGGGGATGCGCTCGACGCCGAGGGATCGGTGCGCGACGCACCATTCCTGGATGAGGCGGCGGAGGGTGTGGTTGGGGATGAGCGTGAAGTCGGCGAGCGGCGCGCGGGTGACGGGGCAGGTGGTGTTCCCCGTGGCGACCCACGACTCGATGCTGGCACGGTCGTAGGTCTGGCCGGTCGCCACGGTGACGGGGTCCTGCATGAGCTCCAGCGAGATTGGGCAACGGAAGTACCACGGGACCTGCAGCCCTACCGTGTCCAGCCCCAGCGCCAGCGGCACGCTCCCTGGCATTGGCGAAACTCGACTGCTCCACGCCGGGCGGCGTTGTGATTTGGATCTGGCCTACTCtggctagctagctagcttgCGATGAAGATGTGATGCGCGTGGGTGTGGGTGGGTTGGTGGTGGGTGGACACGACACGGGGTTTGGGGTGGGGGGTGGAAGGAGAGTGAAAAAGCGGACTGGTGGGAGAGTGGAGATCGAGGGAGACGAAGAACGTAGGTGCATGGGCCGGGTCGGGCCAGCACTGCCGTGCCTCGGGCCACGTCGGCCTCAGACCAGTCGGGCCGGACAGCCCGACGGACGGCACGGGTGCCTCGCCGGAGCGCCGAAGCACGGCACGCAGCACTCCGGGCCGCTGTTGGGTGTGGTGTCGTGCCGGGCTGCCGTGGGTCTGCTCGAGGACGATGCCAGCGCACGGggggtggaggcggaggcgcttGGAGTGGGGTTCGGGTAGCGAGACCCAGTGGCGGGCGAGCGGGTGCTTGAGGCGGCGGAGGANNNNNNNNNNNNNNNNNNNNNNNNNNNNNNNNNNNNNNNNNNNNNNNNNNNNNNNNNNNNNNNNNNNNNNNNNNNNNNNNNNNNNNNNNNNNNNNNNNNNNNNNNNNNNNNNNNNNNNNNNNNNNNNNNNNNNNNNNNNNNNNNNNNNNNNNNNNNNNNNNNNNNNNNNNNNNNNNNNNNCCTCACGTGCGTTAGAGAGAGGCAGAGAGGTTCTCGAGCCCTCCTATATGCCGGTCGCTGCGGCGGCACGtagtatttttcttttttttttcNNNNNNNNNNNNNNNNNNNNNNNNNNNNNNNNNNNNNNNNNNNNNNNNNNNNNNNNNNNNNNNNNNNNNNNNNNNNNNNNNNNNNNNNNNNNNNNNNNNNNNNNNNNNNNNNNNNNNNNNNNNNNNNNNNNNNNNNNNNNNNNNNNNNNNNNNNNNNNNNNNNNNNNNNNNNNNNNNNNNNNNNNNNNNNNNNNNNNNNNNNNNNNNNNNNNNNNNNNNNNNNNNNNNNNNNNNNNNNNNNNNNNNNNNNNNNNNNNNNNNNNNNNNNNNNNNNNNNNNNNNNNNNNNNNNNNNNNNNNNNNNNNNNNNNNNNNNNNNNNNNNNNNNNNNNNNNNNNNNNNNNNNNNNNNNNNNNNNNNNNNNNNNNNNNNNNNNNNNNNNNNNNNNNNNNNNNNNNNNNNNNNNNNNNNNNNNNNNNNNNNNNNNNNNNNNNNNNNNNNNNNNNNNNNNNNNNNNNNNNNNNNNNNNNNNNNNNNNNNNNNNNNNNNNNNNNNNNNNNNNNNNNNNNNNNNNNNNNNNNNNNNNNNNNNNNNNNNNNNNNNNNNNNNNNNNNNNNNNNNNNNNNNNNNNNNNNNNNNNNNNNNNNNNNNNNNNNNNNNNNNNNNNNNNNNNNNNNNNNNNNNNNNNNNNNNNNNNNNNNNNNNNNNNNNNNNNNNNNNNNNNNNNNNNNNNNNNNNNNNNNNNN containing:
- the LOC125514102 gene encoding U-box domain-containing protein 26-like; translation: MPGSVPLALGLDTVGLQVPWYFRCPISLELMQDPVTVATGQTYDRASIESWVATGNTTCPVTRAPLADFTLIPNHTLRRLIQEWCVAHRSLGVERIPTPKQPADPDLIRSLIAQGPALPVLRKLRALARESDKNRLVMATHETRAALVEMAFGGSAEEAQAEAMAVLALVGMGEAEAVDVVGREERVTRLGKVLGSQGTTLEAKVNAGAVVEAAAAVSGAEARVVLGAADGVIEGLVALVDEKANARAVRIGIRGLFALCLAKENRQRAVSAGAASALARRVAEGGCAGELERALAAVERLSRTEGGREAVVSGAGGGAAVVIALVRAMSGRAAEHAAGALVAVVGGSEGLQLEAVRAGAMSQLLMMVQGGCSERAKRKAQHLLKLLRSAWPTTDSMANSADFLQPY